A stretch of DNA from Microcaecilia unicolor chromosome 10, aMicUni1.1, whole genome shotgun sequence:
ATAAACTTTCCTAAGCAGCTGGCTATTTCACCACTGATAACCTTTAAACAGTACTTAACTGAGAATTTAAAGATTCCAGAAAACTCCCACCCTCCGATATCCAAGATCTACTATATAGAACCTAATCGGAAAAAAGAACTGTTACAGGAGGATAAGATGGTTCCTCCACCAGAGACATTAGATTTGAACTTGGACTTGACTCAAATAATAGAAGGAGAGAATGTGGGCTTAACAACTGCTACTCTTAAAGTATTTTTCATACTTCAgccagatagagactggatacttaagcAATATTTTCTTAATAAAAGTCAGGATTTCTTAGGTTGCCAAATTAGAATGTACCCAGATATCTCTAGGGCGACCCAGAgaaaaagacaggaatttcttaaaTTAAGGCCAAAGGTATTACAATTAGGAGCACTTTTTTGGCTGAATTTCCCATGCAAGTGTGTAATAAAATTGAATTCagtaaagtatgtattttttgaggcaaaGCAACTAAATACTTTTATAGAGGCTAAACTGAGAGATTCTTCATCTCCATTTCCAATAACTGTAACAACTTCAACTCCATGATTGATTTCAAATTCCCGACTACTCATTACCAGCCACTTTATTCTTAATTAGAAATtgtatttctgattttttttttgtattatttcctTAAGATAGTAGGGGCTCCCTctttattgtggactaaagatgataATTTAGTTTATTGTATTTGCCTGTACTCTTTTTCTTGCATAACTGGAAAAGGAACTATTATAACCATCTTTTCTATTCAAGATGTATACTTGATGTAAAAATTAAaaccttataaataaaaaaataaaaaataaaaatttgtatcAGTCGCCAAATAAGTTGGGAATCTCCACCCCGCTTGCCCCTGGTAGAACTTTCCCGCCTCCAAATCGAGCCATACCATGGCATGATCTGTTATTTCTTCAGGCCCTATTTCAGCTGCATAAACTTTTTGAAatagtttaaaaatgttttccttttaattggtgaTGAGAAACCCCCAACGTTCCATGTTATGAATCTCGTTGTGCTAGGTTGGGTCATAATGTTGTAAGGTTACTCTCCTTCCCCATTTAAACTGAACAGTATGGGGTCTAGGCGCCCAGCTCCACCCAGTCCTCCCACTCTTCCTTCTgcctcctctccttcccctccactcaTGTACTCTCTGCAGTGTTGTGTCcttctcccattcccccctctcacttcccctcccctccctctcatccctccccactcttccccttcccccatctaAACCCTTGCATTTATCCATCTCCAAACAAGATAGATACTGAGATCACATACAATTTGCCAGGGACCCCCATGCCCTACAAATAACATTCTAAATTCAACATACCTtcaaactagagagttgcacggggacagaaatcttacccatccccgcccgtccctgctggaatcttacccgtccccacccatccccactggaatcttacccatccccacccatccccgcaaaaatttaaaccatcccaacccgtccccacccgtccccacaagaatttaacccatccccacccatccccgtaagaatttaacccacccccacccatccccgtaagaatttaatagtacataaaagaaagttccagtcagctccctcagtctctctctggatttgagccacagcactgtaggcaaggaaggaacggaacttggaacactctggtgcgcacatgtaagatttgtctctgattcactggcagtgtgtgctgagaggtcgccacatgcacgcgccagtaggtcaggtgacatctgattctcgttcctgtgtcagagctgaggtctgtgcaccagcctgggagcaaagaggattaatagtaacatagtaagtgacagcaaatagacatgaagggtccatccactctgtccaatagtcacactcatgatcaattcatcattaaatcaacgagtgtgaaattatatacttgattatggtctttctttcgtgtttctggaacaaagaccacagaagtctatctggccccatccttatgttccaactgctggagttgccatcgaagcccactccagcctattcatgttctcatttgtgggacacagaccataaaagtctgtccagcactgtcctcatgttccagccactgaagttgctgtctaagccctttccagcccatcctacaccagattgccatgtatgagacacagaccatacaagtctgccaggtatcagctctagttcatcacagccagagtcgccatctaagtgtcacttgacatatccacacacatgcagccatttaaggttagcacgcctttttgaattccgtcatcatttgtgactctaccacctccttaatggaagactttccacatttatgctgttaaagcaaggaagaagaggaggaggaggaggaggagacagcactcaaataaattggtattcggtagatgagaggctggtgcaggtgcagcttacacttccacgggaagcccacagaactggttccatccccgtgggaaccccacaggaactgcctccgtccccgcgggaaccccgcagaactgcttccatccccgcgggaaccccgcaggaactgcctccgtccctgcgggaatcccgcgggattcccgcggggacggaagccgtgcagctctctacttcaaACCTAACATGTCTACAAATCAATCTTTACATATAACAACTTTGTCATTTCAGCGACACCCACAGGTTACCTTCCACCCTCACTGTGCATGTCCTGATTCAGCCTTTTGCCTGAGCATCTGGCAAACTTTGCAGAATTTTAGCCACACCATCCTTTGCAGCCTCTGCACAGTCATAAAGTTGCCAGTGTCCATTTTGCATTACTTTTAGTGTGGCCGGGTATAACAACATGCACCTGATGTTTTTCTCATACAGCTGACGGCATAGTGATGTAAACTGCCTCCGTTTCTCCTGCACAGCAAACGAGTAATCTTGAAAAATACGAACTTGATGTTCTTCATGTTGTAAGGTGTCCTTCTTTACTCTGTATCCATGTAATATTTCCACTTTGTGGACATAGTTATGTAGTTTAATAAGCACTGCTCTCGGCGCTCAGTGGCCATCTTGCTTCTTGCCCACGCGGTGTGCCCTTTCCAGACACAGCGACCCCGCACTATCTGATAAGGTGAACTCTTTCTTCAGCCAAGCTTCTAGTAGAGTGGAAAGCACCGTGTCCCCGATCGATTCCGGTATTCCAATAAGCCTTAAATTCGACCTCCGGGAGCGGTTTTCAAGATCGCCCACCTTTTCTGATAACATCCTCACTGTGCTGGCCAGCTTGCTTCTTTCTTCTGCAGCCGATGGCCCCTCAGCTTCCAGAGAAGAGACCCGCTGCTCTAGTTCTCCTGTCCGCTTTCCCATTTCAGTCAAAAGTGTCTCAAATGAAGCAAGCTGCTCTGTCAATTTTCCCAGCTGAGGCTCCAAAACCGTTGCCATTGCTAATGttagctgctgcagctgctcTGGTGAGAAAAACTGCCCTTCTTGTTGTTTTTTCTCCACCATGTTTCCAGTTTGCgtcattttctctttctctctttaatTCCTTTTCCTACCATACTGCTGGGAGAGGCTGCCAAGTATCTGTCCATTGAGCTGCAAATTTACAGCAATaaaatgcttattaggtgttaaaGGCAATTACTTTAATGATGTTAAGGTGCCTGGGGGCCCCTGAGAACAAGGGAAACAGGTCCTGCTCCCTCAAGGCATCTCCACACACAAGCAATATAAAAATAGTAAGGGAGCTTGAAAATGCTTAATATTCACTATGACACAGAAGCTTTAAAACTGCTCTGTGTTAACCAAAGGTAAGAAAACTTTACAAATACTTTTGACCCCATTATGTGCTCTGACTTCCCTCAGATTTCAAGTAAATCAAACTATCTATTCCCCTATGAGAGAAAAATAAAGAGGGATTCCAAGTGTCAGAGGCATCAAGGGCATTTGAAAAGTGTGAGCAAGGGTCATTGGTGCTCTGTAGTACATGGCAAAATTTTGAACGAAATTGCATAGGTAGCTCAAAATTATTAGTGGGAGGCAGACAGACACACTAAAAAGATAACAGATATGAAAACATGattattgcagtggcgtagccagacctgataatttggctgggcccagagctaatatgggtgggcactatatatatatatatatatatatatatatatatatatatatatatatatatatatatatatatatagtacccacccatattacctagggcaatgaggagcccatcccaacccagaaattccccaacaataaattttaatagtgaccaccagccccaggcaggcagcaggccccagctagctcaatttaaaaacatttacacAGCACACGtcacacaatgttaaaaattatgatgaaaaaaaagtatttaaatttttattaccggCTCCTATTGCTGCTGGGCTCGCCTCAAAATAATGTCAAATCATGAAGAAGAACCTTCCAGGGCCAGGCTCGTGCTCCTCACCTCCGCTCCGCAACCCTCCTGTAAAACGTGCACTGCATGGCATgcacttggtggtggtggtgggctggaCTGGAGTCCTGGACAGGCAGTTGAGCGGGAGCCGCCATTCATTCCAGGCAGCTCCGCGCTCCGGAACTTTCATCCgatcttactatccattctttaatttccctctttttacttcatctacctatcccttttcattttttcctctcttttgttctccccatgccccttcctcttattctgcagtctttcattaactctatcctctccccctttctctccccatcctttcagtgtctctccctctctctgaatccagcgtttcctctttctctccctaaccttctatccagcatcttccctctttctctcctacccttccatccagtgtcatccctcattctctctccatccttccacctattaccctctcccaatccttccatccattgtctccatctatctctccttccttctagacagttatctctctacccttttccattcagcatgtcctctctctctccaccatcctaccagtggctttcctctttctcttcctacccttccatccagcgtcttccctctttctgttccctccttccagcatttccctctttctctctcctttcatccagcatttctccatttgaccagctaaggtctcccccagtttctctccagcagcttctctctctttctcctgccattttccatgtccccttcttctctcccccatctttctactcatctgtctctctctgtacccctcttccatctagcatcttccctctttctgcccctccttctagcatttttcctctttcaccctcctttcatccagcatttcttctctttgtctctccatctgaccagtcagggtatcccccttgttccccttccttctccccagcagcctgtctctcccctgctcttttccatgtcccctctttctctccctatctctctctggctctcccctgctcttttccatgtcccttctctccccatctctctctggctctcccctctttctctcccctgctcttttccatgttctcttcccatctctctctcttgctcccccctgctcttttccacgcccccctctctccccatctctcgctCTCACTTTCTGTACTCTCCAGCGtcctcttctttttctctttcccctctgctctctcggacacccttcccctaccagccacgtttcctctctcactctggcCCTCTGCAGCAGCAGCGTCAagacaagaagaaaaacaagtgcggggccgcccgcagcagccttcacTCATGCACTGTCAgctctcccatcctctgcccccgctgacgtcaatttctcattccgggagcagaggacaggcagagccgacagcgcatgcctgcagCGGCgcggccccgcgcttgtttttcttcttgtgcCAGCTGAACTGAAGTGGTGGCTCGGCGAAGCGCATCTGACGCGCAGCGGCGCAACTATGACCGGCGTTGTCGAGCGAGGCATGCGGAGCACAGCGCTGCTTCAAATTTCAGCGCTCCGGAACGGTGGGGATGTGGGAtcatggatgggcgggcctggagggaaagtggctgggcccaggcccgtccaggcctgcccgtggctacgcccctggattattgtaattccaggTTTCTCTATAGAAAACTTGGCTAAAACTATCCTGCAGTCAGATTGAGCAATATGAGAATTATCAAAAGATAATCTTCTATATCAACCTCTACTGCCAAATAAATGTCTTCTTCAGAACTCAAGATATCTTTGGATAATATGTTTGTTAATTCGATAAAAGGTGTTATGACTTATAAAAATGTCTAACCTTTCTGAATTAATTATGGCACAGAAGAAATTAGAGGTACATTTTCAAAAGATTTATCCAACTGACTTTGTAAGTTAGTTGGTTAAATCTAACTGGGTGAAAATTCTGCCCCACTGATCAGCTACATTTGTGACTCTtaaatcacgtggaggggcataatcgaacgttgctggCGAAGtaaatcgccggcgatctattttggcggcggcgcaacagctggccagaaccgtattttcgaaaaagatggccggccatcttttttttcgataatatggtttagcccggccaaatgctagagttcaccgggtttgagatggccggttttgtttttcagtgataatggaaaaaaatgccggcgatctcaaacccggtgaaatccaaggcatttgatcgtgggaggagccagcatttgtagtgcactggtccccctgacatgccaggacaccaaccgggcaccctagggggcacttctacaaattaaaaaaatatatacaaatacctcccaggtgcatagctcccttcccttgggtgctgagcccccccaaaacccactccccacaactgtacaccattaccatagcccttatgggtgaagggggcacctacatgtgggtacagtgggttttgggggggtttggagggctcaccaattagcaccacaagtgtaacaagtagggggggggggggatggacctgggtctgcctgcctgaagtgcactgcacccattaagaactgctccagggacttgcatactgctgtcagggagctgggtatgacatttgaggctggcatacaggatgGTAAAAAATGGTTTTgatatgtatttttttagtgttggagggggttggtgaccactgggggactacggggaggtcagcccccattccctccggtggtcatctggtcggttggggcacctttttgaggcttggtcatgaaaataaaaggaccaagtaaacccggcgaaatactgcttaacaccgcttttttttccattatctgcgaaagccggccatctgatagccacgcccatgcccgcccatgtcccgccttcactacgctaccgacacgcccccttgaactttcgccggcaaggcgACAGGAaaacggcgatgctgtcaaaaaagcagctttcgattataccgatttcaccgcttttgagagatcgccggccatctcccgatttatgttgggaaatggacggcgatcactttcgaaaataagcatgaagGTGTCTAAATTTAGCTAGCCATAACGGGCAGATTCAGAACCATTCTCAaggcagattttatttatttatctagccAGTCATTGAGGATTTTCAGCACAAACCAGCTAAACTTGAATACATGAGTGGGATAGCACAAATGGTTTATATAAATCaagctgaaaattattttttccatttagatttacaaaacattttaagtcACAACTCAAGCCAATTAGATGAAGCTGAAACCCTGTAATAGAAAACCAAATAAAATTATCCAGTTATCTTCTTGCTGTGCAGGTCTTTGGAAATGAACCATTAGTGTTTTCATTGCCCTCTATTTCTATGTCTGGCATTCATTCAACTTCCACCAGCTATGTAATGGGTTATATcaggaaatagatttgcatgcactgcctccactgcatgcaaatctctctcatgaatattcattgttaatatcctgaaaacctgactgactggggtatctcaaggaccaggtttgggaaccactgggttatatCATTTCTTGCAGTAAATTCTGAGGATTTCATTTTCATAGAAACTAagcaacccttttactaagtgaagttaagcccttaatgcatggttagcacatgctaataccACAAAACACCTTAAAGCAccttgcagtattttgcctgttttcgCGTGCTGACACGtgttacatatttttttttaatattttttggaggggatGGAAAGTGGTAAAAGTGTGGGTGTTTCTGCATTATCCTGCTAGCATGTTAGGATTAtcatgcactaactggataatgcagagttcACATGGAAGCACTTAGCACCTAAATAGGAGACATGTTAGTTTTTATTGCAAGTAAAGTACACTATAGGGAATATTAGCACATGacctacaattttttttaaacccttgttaaatatgggcttagcccatgggaaagtcctgcattaaaatgggttaagcccagattttactgtattttagtaaaagagaccctaaatgAACCATGGATTCTCCCCCAGTTTATCGATTTTtgaatttaaaatattgtttcacATGGAGTATCAAAAATTATCACATACATAAGGGTCATAAAACAGAGTTTGGATTTCATTTGCATGGTTTATACTTTGTGAGATATTTTCTTTAATTCACATAACATTGGATCACAGCAGAGAGTCAACTGGACACTTCTGCAGAATTATATGGTTTTAAAATTCAGTAAGCAGGGGGATTGGATTATCTAACACTTATTCTTGTCATCACAAAAACTATGACACATAGGTTCCTTCAGTAATTAAGCAACATGATGGGCTGAAATTCCATACTGCTTACTGTGATCATACAGTTGAGCCTTGGCATCTACATGAAAAAGGAAGCTTTCTACACAAGAACCTGAAAAGATGTACAAAATATCTTCAGGAAACGAAAAATTGGTGCTAATGTTCCTAATCTTTTATCTTTTTAACCTAAGGTACAAAAAGTAATGCCAAACAACACATTTTATTTCTCCATCCTGCGAAACCCTGTTTCCCTGCTGGAATCCTCCTACACCTATTTCAAAATTCTCCCATTCTTTGTAAAGAGTGAGACACTGGATCAGTTTCTGGCTTCTCCAGACAGTTATTACAAACCAAACGAAATGTATCACATGCTTGCCAAGAATACTATGTGGTATGATTTTGGCTATGATAACAGTGCAGAAGACAGAGAGGACTATGTGCATTCAGTCCTAGATGAGATTGAACAGAGATTTCAACTGTTACTCATTGCAGAATATTTTGATGAGTCTATGATCCTCCTGAAGAATGCCTTGTGTTGGGATCTGGAGGATGTGGTTTACTTCAAACACAACTTCAGAAGCCAAGACACTATTCAGAACCTCACTCAAGaaagcagggaaagggcaaaacaGTGGTTCTCCTTGGACTGGAAGCTCTACCAGCACTTTAATAGGACCTTCTGGAAGAGAATTCAGGATACTATTGGGCTGGAGAACATGCAAAAGGAAGTAAAGAAACTGCAAGCAAGGCAGAAAGAACTTATGACAATCTGCATCCAGAAAGGAAGAGGATCATACATAAATGAAATTAAAGACCAGGAGTTCAAGCCCCTTCAGTCTGGAAGTGCACATATTCTGGGTTATGAACTCAAACCACAGCTGGACATTAAGTACATGAAAATTTGTCATAGAATGATTTTACCAGAGTTTAGTCACTTATCACTTATGAAAGCTTATCAGTTATCACAGATACGAAGGAAGTTATAGAAACATGATAGAGCTTAAAATAGGGAAATAATTTTAGCTCTCTGCAGTGCAACATACAGtgatatgaaaataaaaattattcccTCCTGATTTCTCCTATTATTgtatatatgtcacactgaatgattTCTGGTCTTTAAACAAAATGCAAAATTAGACAAAGGgtgtagataataaacacagttaaGCACCCTAgagtagagtcaaagggcaaaggccataaatcatgaggcccaggaacttatgatctgatatgatatccttacgggcaaacaggcctgggaaaggaggaagcataaacaaacatgagAATGTGGTCTAGCACGTGAGGGAAACCAGATAGTTTTGGAAAAAGACCAGATGATCCCGAGTAAGATATCTTGCTGAAGCCTTATAAATCATTGTTAAATACAAGTGTgtaaaaatagctgtttcagttcaGTATGTTGGAGTGATAGATACAGAGAGCATATGTATGCAG
This window harbors:
- the LOC115479148 gene encoding galactose-3-O-sulfotransferase 2-like, with protein sequence MKFFRGKRSIPKIILYLSYVILGCVLMDQILLMSKTYLRSLGNQGFQIVPDLNVTPCHPVTNVMFLKTHKTGSSTVLNIMYRFIENHHLTVALPVKGNIFNYPWPFKAAYVNGFPDIWQKYNMMCNHLMFNLIEVQKVMPNNTFYFSILRNPVSLLESSYTYFKILPFFVKSETLDQFLASPDSYYKPNEMYHMLAKNTMWYDFGYDNSAEDREDYVHSVLDEIEQRFQLLLIAEYFDESMILLKNALCWDLEDVVYFKHNFRSQDTIQNLTQESRERAKQWFSLDWKLYQHFNRTFWKRIQDTIGLENMQKEVKKLQARQKELMTICIQKGRGSYINEIKDQEFKPLQSGSAHILGYELKPQLDIKYMKICHRMILPEFSHLSLMKAYQLSQIRRKL